The sequence ACATGCTGGTCGGGATGATGATTTTTATAAACTTCCCATTTAGGCCGTTTGGTATGAACAGCATATCCACCAATCTGCCGGATCAGACTATCTGAACGAAAAGCATCAGTTGAACGATAAATATTTGTTCCTGAAATAAATACGACATTGCTGTCGCCAGGCAACACACTTACCACCAGATCATATCCCCCCTGTGCATTGAAATTATCAAAACTTTTACCGCCATCAGAAGGAATATGCGCTGAGAGATTCTCCCACTTGCCACCCGTACCACTTCCATCCCCGGAAAGATATCTGTATTTCCAAAGGCTGTTCCAGTCTTCTTCGTCCTGAGAACGAATGGATTTTTTACCATATCCCGGAGTATGTGCGAGAAAATAAACTACATTCTCATTATTGGGATCAATGCCTATCACTATGCGGTTGTATTCGGCAGGGAAAGTATCGGCAGGCAGAATATTGGTAAAGTTTATACCGTCAGGAGAGCGCCATATCCCAGCCTGATTGCCGTCTTTGCTCATCGTAGCATACACCACCCCTGACGAGGTAACAGCTACATCGGTAAAATAAGAACCATAGTCGCCACCAAGGAGTTTTGTCCATGTTTGTCCTCCGTCAGTGCTTCTGAAAAGCCTTCTCAGGGTGGCAGCATAAACCACGTCCTGACTGTCATTTGAAATATCGGTTGCAATATTCCAGACCAGGTCCCAGGGGTCAAAATCGGTCAGATTGGGTGAATTCGTTGAAGCAAGTTGAGTCCATGTAATTCCGTTGTCAGTACTTTTATAAATGCCATTGCCATAATAATAAGCTCCCGAAGCATAGGCTGAATTGCCATAAGCTTCCCCGGTACCATAATACCAGATATTTGTTTTTCCTTTCCTTTTGTCCTGTACCAAACAACTGACATTGTGCAACTGATCGGGTATGGTTACTTTTTGCCAGCTTTTACCTCCGTCAGTTGAGCGCCACATTCCTGCAGAAACTCCTCCCGCCAGCAAGATATTGGTATCTGCAACATCCATGGCAAAAGCTCTGGTACGTCCGCCAATGTTGAAAGGCCCGCGTTGTATCCATTTGGCTGCACGGTAACCTAAAACCTGCTCATCATTCGGCAAGGCAGAGGCATATTCCAGTTCAAGCGCAGCAATATTAACAGGTAATTTTCCCGTAACCGGATCAGCAAGACGGTTCAGCTCCCACTCCTGACGGCTTTTCAGATTAAAAGATAATCCATCATCCGCTGGCAAAGACAGGCTTTTCTTATGATTGCTGTTACTGAAAACAAATAGCAACAACGGAAAGAAAATTAGTATTAGCTTGTATTTAATCATCTGATATTGTTTTTCGTTGCAAAGATAATGAAGATGTTGATGAATGAGCGTTTCATGTATTCTTAAACAGGGAAGTTAAGTTCTGTTCATCTTCACGGATAACGAAATTTCTCAGTTCTGCTTTTTTTCCAATCTGTACGGACTACTTTTAATTGGAATATTTGTCAAGTCAATTGGGAATAATCTACCATGTATTTCAAAAACGGGAAAAACTTCATTATCCCTTTACATTGCATTTATACCAATAGAAATAGGAGTTTTAAAATTTTATCAGGACATTCATTCTTCCAGGCCGGAATAAAAACTTTTCAATTCAGCCGCCTCACTTTCCAGTATTTCAGCAAAATAAAACCGAAAAGCATACCACCGATATGGGCAAAGTGTGCAATGTTGCTTTCTCCCATACGTGAAATGCCTGTAAACAATTCGAGGACTCCGTAAAGGATGACAAAATATTTTGCTTTGATAGGAAACAGGAAGTAGATATAAATTGGGGAATTGGGAAACATCATACCGAAGGCAAGCAAAATACCGAAAACTGCACCCGAAGCGCCCACCACCACAGGAGTATTCAGCAATTCGGTTTTGAAACTTTCCACCATATCAACCGATACATCTGCTGCGGTCAGGCTTCTGCTGATATCAAGGCCTGAAACATGATAATATGGAGCAAGTACTTCCGCTACTCTCTGCTGAAAATCAGGATTGGAAGGCTCATTAAGAAAATCGTTGATGGGATTGAGCAAATGGGCAATTTCAAGGTAAAAAACGCCATAATGTATCAGCGCAGCACCAATACCCGTAACGAGATAATAAATGAGGAAACGTTTGGGCCCCCAGAAGTTTTCTATGGCATACCCAAACATCCACAAGGCAAACATGTTGAAAAGAATATGAGAAAACCCTCCATGCATGAACATATAGGTGAAAAACTGGAAAGGCCTGAACTTTTCAGAGCCAAAATAATGAAGGCCAAAGAGGTCAATCAGGTCTATACCAAAACGTCCAAGCGTAAAGGTTGCAACAAAAAACAGTATATTGATAATCAATAGGTTTTTAACAACAGGGGGTAAAATCTGAAAACTTCCGGGACGGTAATAATTCATATTTAAGCTTTAAGGAATATTTTTCACGATAAAATTATGCCACAAATATTTATTTTTCATTATTAACCGGATTGATGAATTTCGCTGACCAGCCTGAGGGCTTCATCAATAAAAACAACAGGCTTTATGACCAGCTCAAGGCCGTTAGGTTTCTCGCTGAAACGGCAGATATTCGGATGATTCTTACTGAAATTCAGTATTTTAACAAAAATGTGCTTCCCGAACTTTTCACTTTTTGAGTAAACATAAGGGAAAAAGAGTTTCATCACACTGTTTTTGAAAGTAATTTTTTCAACTCCAAGTTTAGTGGCCTGCCACTTCAGCCTGATCAGGTCGAGCAAATCGTTTACCTGCCAAGGCAAGGGCCCGAACCT is a genomic window of Sphingobacteriales bacterium containing:
- a CDS encoding rhomboid family intramembrane serine protease, which produces MNYYRPGSFQILPPVVKNLLIINILFFVATFTLGRFGIDLIDLFGLHYFGSEKFRPFQFFTYMFMHGGFSHILFNMFALWMFGYAIENFWGPKRFLIYYLVTGIGAALIHYGVFYLEIAHLLNPINDFLNEPSNPDFQQRVAEVLAPYYHVSGLDISRSLTAADVSVDMVESFKTELLNTPVVVGASGAVFGILLAFGMMFPNSPIYIYFLFPIKAKYFVILYGVLELFTGISRMGESNIAHFAHIGGMLFGFILLKYWKVRRLN